A single genomic interval of Streptococcus oralis subsp. dentisani harbors:
- a CDS encoding UDP-N-acetylglucosamine--N-acetylmuramyl-(pentapeptide) pyrophosphoryl-undecaprenol N-acetylglucosamine transferase, translated as MKKIVFTGGGTVGHVTLNLLLMPKFIEDGWEVHYIGDRHGIEHQEILKSGLNVTFHSIATGKLRRYFSWQNMLDVFKVGWGIVQSLFIMLRLRPQALFSKGGFVSVPPVIAARVSGVPVFIHESDLSMGLANKIAYKFATKMYSTFEQAAGLSKVEHVGAVTKVSDQKGSEPDELVDIQTHFNPKLPTVLFVGGSAGARVFNQLVTDHKQELTERYNIINLTGDSSLNELSQNLFRVDYVTDLYQPLMEMADVVVTRGGANTIFELLAMAKLHLIVPLGREASRGDQIENAAYFVKKGYAEELQESDLTLESLEEKLSHLLSHKDQYQASMKASTELKSLAEFYDLLRKDLA; from the coding sequence ATGAAAAAAATTGTCTTTACAGGTGGGGGGACGGTTGGACATGTTACCCTCAACCTTTTGTTAATGCCTAAGTTCATCGAAGACGGCTGGGAAGTTCACTACATTGGTGATAGACACGGAATCGAACACCAAGAAATCCTCAAGTCAGGCTTGAATGTGACCTTCCACTCCATTGCGACTGGGAAGTTGCGTCGCTATTTCTCTTGGCAAAATATGCTGGACGTGTTTAAAGTTGGTTGGGGAATTGTCCAATCTCTCTTTATCATGTTACGACTGCGTCCACAGGCTCTTTTTTCTAAGGGAGGATTTGTCTCTGTACCGCCAGTTATCGCAGCGCGTGTGTCAGGAGTGCCTGTCTTTATTCACGAATCGGATCTATCTATGGGCTTGGCAAATAAAATTGCCTATAAATTTGCGACCAAGATGTATTCAACCTTTGAGCAGGCTGCTGGTCTTTCTAAGGTCGAGCATGTGGGAGCTGTCACCAAGGTTTCGGACCAAAAAGGTTCAGAACCAGATGAATTGGTGGATATCCAAACCCACTTTAATCCTAAATTGCCAACGGTATTGTTTGTCGGTGGTTCTGCAGGAGCTCGTGTCTTTAATCAATTAGTGACAGATCATAAGCAAGAACTGACCGAGCGTTACAATATTATCAATCTCACTGGAGATTCTAGCCTCAATGAGTTGAGTCAAAATCTCTTTCGTGTTGATTATGTGACGGATCTCTATCAACCCTTGATGGAGATGGCAGATGTGGTGGTGACGCGTGGCGGTGCCAATACGATATTTGAGCTCTTGGCCATGGCGAAACTCCATCTCATCGTACCATTGGGTCGTGAAGCAAGTCGAGGAGATCAGATTGAAAATGCTGCCTACTTTGTTAAGAAAGGCTATGCAGAAGAACTTCAAGAAAGTGACTTGACCTTGGAAAGCTTGGAGGAGAAACTCAGTCACTTGCTTAGTCATAAGGACCAATACCAAGCTAGTATGAAAGCTTCGACTGAATTGAAATCTCTTGCAGAATTTTACGATCTATTAAGAAAAGACCTAGCATAA
- the murD gene encoding UDP-N-acetylmuramoyl-L-alanine--D-glutamate ligase yields MKVIDQFKNKKVLVLGLAKSGESAARLLDKLGAIVTVNDGKPFEENPAAQSLLEEGIKVVTGGHPLELLDEDFALMVKNPGIPYSNPMIEKALEKGIPVLTEVELAYLISDAPIIGITGSNGKTTTTTMIGEVLTAAGQHGLLSGNIGYPASQVAQTATDKDTLVMELSSFQLMGVQEFHPEIAVITNLMPTHIDYHGSFEEYVAAKWNIQNKMTAADFLVLNFNQDLAKELATKTQATVVPFSTLEKVDGAYLEDGQLYFRGEVVMAASEIGVPGSHNIENALATIAVAKLRGIDNQTIKEVLSAFGGVKHRLQFVDEIKGVKFYNDSKSTNILATQKALSGFDNSKVILIAGGLDRGNEFDELVPDITGLKKMVILGQSAERVKRAAEKAGVAYVDATDIADATRKAYELATEGDVVLLSPANASWDMYANFEVRGDLFIDTVAELKE; encoded by the coding sequence ATGAAAGTAATCGATCAATTTAAAAATAAGAAAGTCCTTGTTTTAGGTTTGGCTAAGTCTGGTGAGTCTGCGGCCCGTTTGTTGGACAAGCTGGGAGCCATTGTGACGGTAAATGACGGCAAGCCTTTTGAGGAAAATCCTGCTGCGCAAAGTTTGCTAGAAGAGGGAATCAAGGTTGTTACTGGTGGCCATCCTTTGGAGCTCTTGGATGAGGATTTCGCTCTGATGGTGAAAAATCCAGGGATTCCCTACAGTAATCCCATGATTGAGAAGGCATTGGAAAAAGGGATTCCAGTCTTGACTGAGGTGGAGTTGGCTTACTTGATTTCAGATGCGCCGATTATCGGTATCACGGGTTCAAATGGAAAAACGACCACAACAACTATGATTGGGGAGGTTTTGACTGCTGCAGGCCAACATGGGCTTTTATCAGGAAATATCGGCTATCCAGCTAGTCAAGTGGCTCAAACTGCGACAGACAAGGATACTCTTGTCATGGAGTTGTCTTCTTTCCAACTGATGGGTGTCCAAGAATTCCATCCTGAGATTGCAGTCATTACCAACCTCATGCCAACTCATATCGACTACCATGGTTCTTTTGAGGAGTATGTGGCAGCTAAGTGGAATATCCAGAACAAGATGACAGCAGCTGATTTCCTTGTATTGAACTTTAACCAAGATTTGGCAAAAGAATTGGCTACCAAAACACAAGCCACTGTTGTTCCATTTTCAACACTTGAAAAGGTTGACGGAGCTTATTTGGAAGATGGTCAACTCTACTTCCGTGGCGAAGTGGTCATGGCAGCTAGTGAAATTGGTGTTCCAGGTAGCCACAATATAGAAAATGCCCTTGCGACCATTGCAGTAGCTAAGCTTCGTGGTATCGACAACCAAACCATCAAAGAAGTCTTGTCAGCTTTTGGTGGTGTGAAACACCGTCTCCAATTTGTGGATGAGATTAAGGGTGTGAAATTTTATAACGACAGTAAATCAACCAATATCTTGGCTACTCAAAAGGCCTTGTCAGGGTTTGACAATAGTAAGGTCATTTTGATTGCAGGTGGTTTGGACCGCGGCAATGAATTTGATGAGCTGGTGCCAGATATCACTGGCCTCAAGAAAATGGTCATCCTCGGTCAGTCTGCAGAACGTGTCAAACGGGCAGCAGAGAAGGCTGGTGTGGCTTATGTGGATGCGACAGATATTGCTGATGCGACCCGCAAGGCCTATGAACTTGCGACAGAAGGAGACGTGGTTCTCCTCAGTCCTGCCAATGCTAGCTGGGATATGTATGCTAACTTTGAAGTACGTGGCGACCTCTTTATCGACACAGTAGCGGAGTTAAAGGAATAA
- a CDS encoding PaaI family thioesterase: MKDFHFDAISAFENYEIEKMRDGHVVVTTKVVDSSLNYYGNAHGGYLFTLCDQISGLVVISLGLDGVTLQSSINYLKAGKLDDVLTIKGECVHQGRTTCVVDVDITNQEGRNVCKATFTMFVTGQRSEERQVRI; encoded by the coding sequence ATGAAAGATTTTCATTTTGACGCTATATCTGCCTTTGAAAATTACGAAATAGAAAAAATGAGAGATGGTCATGTTGTGGTGACGACAAAAGTAGTGGACTCGTCGCTCAACTACTATGGCAATGCCCATGGTGGCTATCTCTTTACCCTTTGTGACCAGATTAGTGGTTTGGTGGTTATCTCGCTGGGGCTTGATGGAGTGACACTCCAATCCTCTATCAACTACCTCAAGGCAGGAAAACTTGACGATGTACTGACCATTAAAGGAGAATGTGTCCATCAAGGTCGCACAACTTGTGTCGTGGATGTCGATATCACCAATCAAGAAGGCAGAAATGTCTGCAAGGCAACCTTTACCATGTTTGTCACAGGCCAGCGGTCAGAGGAAAGACAGGTGAGGATATAA